The following proteins come from a genomic window of Maribacter sp. HTCC2170:
- a CDS encoding alpha/beta fold hydrolase: MKRIVNFGTKGQYMRIWTLLLFVTVLCTCTTSENITIDGVIEVPENRENPDSRTLKLVYKVLKAKEADSTKSPIVYLQGGPGAATLVMEEFWENHPLRNDRDIVLMDQRGTGKSEANCTEIGATIFVVLRDDLLGESQYRTLDTILSNCKENLKQKGVDLAGYTSKENAADFEDLRKVLGYDKWNLWGVSYGSRLGLTIMRDFPESVRSAMLAGILAPEIDYLNNTVQNFENSLFFIFNRCENNIECNNRYPNLKERLLNVLEKLQTAPLRFDLEGELFVLNPQDALLVLFFSLYDRNSIGNIPILIEAMETGETEPLNNALKNIEHLYTFINWSMNYSVMVYEEIPFYDAVAIDQYLKQSELGSGFASYRSEMQLLADWHSFRAANFEDQPVISEIPTLMVSGGLDHVTPSSNAKKALKHLKNGYEVVFPDDGHNLFNPCFFQIAEDFLNNPLQKPNSACSTERNPIEWNILNPIH, encoded by the coding sequence TTGAAAAGAATCGTTAACTTCGGTACAAAAGGTCAATATATGCGCATTTGGACATTACTTTTATTTGTTACGGTCTTATGTACATGTACAACTTCTGAAAATATTACAATTGATGGCGTTATCGAAGTCCCAGAAAATCGAGAAAACCCAGATTCGCGAACTCTAAAATTGGTTTACAAAGTTTTAAAGGCCAAAGAAGCAGATTCAACAAAATCACCCATTGTTTATTTACAGGGCGGACCTGGAGCAGCAACCTTGGTTATGGAAGAGTTTTGGGAAAATCATCCTCTGCGTAATGATCGGGATATTGTACTCATGGATCAGCGAGGAACAGGTAAGTCTGAAGCAAACTGCACTGAAATTGGAGCAACCATATTTGTTGTTTTGAGAGATGACCTACTCGGAGAGAGTCAATACAGGACTCTAGATACTATATTGTCCAATTGCAAAGAAAACCTCAAACAAAAAGGTGTAGATCTTGCCGGGTATACGAGTAAAGAAAATGCTGCCGATTTTGAGGATTTACGAAAAGTCTTGGGTTATGACAAATGGAATCTTTGGGGAGTTTCGTATGGTTCTCGATTGGGATTGACCATAATGCGCGATTTTCCAGAAAGTGTTCGTAGTGCAATGCTTGCAGGGATTCTTGCTCCAGAAATTGATTATTTAAACAATACGGTACAAAATTTTGAGAACTCCCTTTTTTTCATTTTTAATCGTTGCGAAAATAATATAGAATGTAATAACCGTTACCCAAATTTGAAAGAGCGGTTATTAAACGTTTTGGAGAAATTACAAACTGCTCCTTTGCGTTTTGACCTTGAAGGTGAACTGTTCGTACTCAATCCTCAAGATGCTTTGCTTGTGCTCTTCTTTTCACTATACGACCGTAATTCGATAGGTAATATCCCAATACTTATTGAGGCTATGGAAACTGGAGAAACAGAACCTCTTAATAACGCTTTAAAAAATATTGAACATCTTTACACATTTATTAATTGGTCCATGAACTATTCTGTAATGGTTTATGAAGAAATTCCTTTTTATGATGCAGTAGCTATAGACCAATATTTAAAACAATCTGAGCTAGGGTCTGGTTTTGCCTCTTACCGTTCAGAGATGCAGTTACTTGCCGATTGGCATTCATTTAGAGCTGCGAACTTTGAAGACCAACCGGTAATTTCAGAAATTCCTACGCTAATGGTAAGTGGTGGTTTGGATCATGTTACTCCTTCTAGCAATGCCAAAAAGGCATTAAAACATTTGAAAAATGGTTATGAAGTAGTCTTTCCAGATGATGGTCATAATCTATTTAATCCCTGTTTTTTTCAAATCGCCGAAGATTTTCTGAACAACCCTCTCCAAAAACCGAATTCAGCATGCAGCACGGAGAGGAATCCTATTGAATGGAATATATTAAACCCTATCCATTGA
- a CDS encoding NAD(P)H-dependent glycerol-3-phosphate dehydrogenase, with amino-acid sequence MKNEMKFAVLGGGSWATAIVKMLTENLHKVTWYMRNEDAVEHIKTQKHNPNYLSSVEFHTEQLDLTTDLNYAVENNDVLIFVIPSAFLDTELKKLTANIKGKTIFSAIKGIVPETGLIVGEHFHDIYEIPFENIGVITGPCHAEEVALERLSYLTIACADQEKAELVANNLKSNYIKTKISDDIIGTEYAAMLKNIYAIAAGIYHGLGYGDNFQSVLMSNSIREMKRYIKRVHKMKRNINNSAYLGDLLVTGYSTFSRNRMFGNMIGKGYTVKSAQMEMSMVAEGYYATKSAYGLKANFKSKVQTPIIDAVYQVLYQGKNAKKTFAKLTDRLD; translated from the coding sequence ATGAAGAACGAGATGAAATTCGCCGTATTGGGTGGAGGTAGCTGGGCAACGGCCATTGTGAAAATGTTGACCGAAAACCTACACAAAGTAACTTGGTACATGCGAAATGAAGATGCTGTTGAACATATAAAAACCCAAAAGCACAATCCCAATTATTTAAGTTCTGTAGAATTCCATACCGAACAATTAGACTTAACAACTGACCTAAATTATGCGGTTGAAAACAATGATGTTCTCATATTCGTGATTCCATCGGCTTTTCTTGATACAGAACTAAAAAAGTTGACCGCGAACATCAAGGGAAAAACCATCTTTTCGGCGATCAAAGGAATCGTTCCTGAAACAGGCCTGATCGTTGGTGAGCATTTTCATGATATTTACGAAATTCCGTTTGAGAATATTGGGGTTATCACTGGTCCCTGTCATGCTGAGGAAGTTGCCTTGGAGCGTCTTTCTTACTTGACCATCGCTTGTGCAGATCAAGAAAAGGCAGAATTGGTCGCCAATAACCTAAAAAGCAATTATATAAAGACCAAAATATCAGATGATATCATTGGGACGGAATATGCCGCAATGCTGAAAAATATTTACGCTATTGCAGCTGGTATTTACCATGGCTTGGGTTATGGTGATAATTTTCAAAGTGTGTTGATGAGCAACAGTATTCGCGAAATGAAGCGCTACATTAAGCGTGTACACAAAATGAAACGGAACATCAACAATTCGGCATATTTGGGTGACTTGTTGGTAACGGGTTATTCAACCTTTAGTCGTAATCGTATGTTCGGCAATATGATTGGCAAAGGTTATACCGTCAAAAGTGCACAAATGGAAATGAGTATGGTCGCCGAGGGTTATTATGCCACAAAAAGTGCCTACGGACTTAAGGCCAATTTCAAGAGTAAAGTGCAAACACCCATAATAGATGCGGTGTACCAAGTGCTTTATCAAGGCAAAAATGCGAAAAAAACTTTTGCCAAATTGACTGATAGGTTGGATTGA
- a CDS encoding GNAT family N-acetyltransferase, whose translation MIRELKVSDIEGLNSLPPLDWNFDYEALLRDFINEDFFYAFIQIQDNKIVGTGNVFIKEKVGWLANIIIDKTCRGKGLGFEMTNFLVDFLTDKKCDTQLLIATELGEGVYRKIGFRKLTEYQCFDSEIDSDFNFTNSVRKLEISDLESVYKLDQETNSENRTHLIDKYYKNGFGYFNNDNELLGFYLPEFGRGLVLSRDEQAGIELLKLKHSKKGKRTLLPIENQKGIILLENIGSKKGAKCSRMVLGKENKWKPNYIYSYGSGYCG comes from the coding sequence ATGATAAGAGAGCTAAAAGTATCAGACATAGAAGGATTAAACAGTCTTCCTCCATTAGATTGGAATTTTGACTATGAAGCCCTTTTAAGAGATTTCATAAACGAAGACTTCTTTTATGCGTTTATCCAAATCCAAGACAACAAAATTGTAGGGACAGGCAACGTTTTTATTAAAGAAAAAGTTGGCTGGCTTGCAAACATAATAATAGATAAAACTTGTAGAGGAAAGGGTTTAGGCTTTGAAATGACAAACTTTCTTGTTGACTTCTTAACAGATAAAAAATGTGATACCCAATTATTGATAGCTACCGAACTTGGGGAAGGTGTTTACAGAAAAATTGGTTTCAGAAAATTAACAGAATACCAATGCTTTGATTCAGAAATTGACAGCGATTTTAATTTTACTAATTCGGTTCGAAAGTTAGAAATTTCAGATTTGGAAAGTGTATACAAATTAGATCAAGAAACAAATTCTGAGAACAGGACCCATTTGATTGACAAATATTATAAAAACGGATTTGGATACTTCAATAACGACAATGAATTATTAGGGTTTTATCTTCCAGAATTTGGAAGAGGATTAGTTTTATCTCGGGACGAGCAAGCTGGAATTGAACTTCTAAAATTGAAGCACTCAAAGAAAGGAAAAAGAACATTATTGCCTATTGAAAATCAAAAAGGAATTATATTATTGGAGAATATTGGCTCAAAGAAAGGCGCCAAATGTTCGAGAATGGTTTTGGGTAAAGAAAACAAATGGAAACCCAATTACATATACTCATATGGAAGTGGGTATTGTGGATAA
- a CDS encoding DUF4386 domain-containing protein, with translation MNSNKKTGRLVGLLFLIIFATGIIVYQILQGPVLFSDDFLTTASVNANEIIISTLLLCLSGITSVVIASILLPIFKKHSTPLAFLYLAFSILGFIAISIDNISVLSMLELSLEYTKNETGNSDILNSLGSVFYKKHWWTHYMSLLISCFPVFILYYIFYLSKLIPKVISIVGIIAVTLMFTEVLFSIFGNSISMNMLLPIGVIQLVLPLWLIFKGLNSTVLEAKVK, from the coding sequence ATGAACTCGAATAAAAAAACCGGAAGGCTTGTAGGCCTATTATTTCTAATCATATTTGCAACGGGAATTATAGTCTATCAAATTTTACAAGGTCCTGTACTCTTTTCAGATGATTTTCTAACAACTGCATCTGTAAACGCTAATGAAATAATTATTTCGACCTTACTTTTATGTTTAAGCGGTATAACCTCTGTTGTTATAGCCTCAATTTTATTACCGATTTTTAAAAAGCATAGCACCCCTTTGGCATTTTTATATTTAGCATTTAGTATCCTAGGTTTTATAGCTATATCTATTGACAATATAAGTGTTCTATCTATGTTAGAATTAAGTCTAGAGTATACCAAAAATGAAACTGGGAATTCTGACATATTAAATAGTTTGGGCAGTGTATTTTATAAAAAACATTGGTGGACACATTACATGAGTCTTCTCATTTCCTGCTTCCCAGTTTTTATTTTATACTATATATTTTACTTGTCTAAATTAATTCCGAAAGTTATTTCAATTGTTGGGATAATAGCCGTTACTCTTATGTTCACTGAAGTATTATTTTCGATTTTTGGAAATAGCATTAGTATGAATATGCTCCTGCCGATAGGGGTCATTCAACTAGTTCTCCCCCTCTGGTTAATTTTCAAGGGATTGAATTCGACAGTTTTAGAGGCTAAAGTGAAATAA
- a CDS encoding class I SAM-dependent methyltransferase, with protein sequence MKQKDNGTQRIKKPWPTKKAMEQVYEMKLWGDNKSDFYSGEGSHSSELVNPYIQVLTTFLTAFEHPIVVCDLGCGDFNVGKALVKHTKKYVAIDIVPDLIEHNKEKFKKENLEFHCLDISTDNLPKADCAIVRQVLQHLSNAEVQRIIKKLTYFKYVVLTEHVPQGDFEPNKDIISGQGTRLKKRSGINLLAPPFYLNIKEKEQLLSVESNDGKGVIVTTLYTTF encoded by the coding sequence ATGAAACAGAAAGATAATGGAACCCAAAGAATAAAGAAACCTTGGCCAACCAAAAAGGCCATGGAACAGGTGTATGAAATGAAACTTTGGGGTGATAACAAATCTGATTTTTATTCCGGTGAGGGGTCACATAGTTCGGAGTTGGTAAATCCCTATATACAAGTATTGACAACCTTTCTGACCGCTTTTGAGCATCCCATAGTGGTTTGTGATTTAGGTTGTGGTGATTTTAATGTTGGCAAAGCGCTGGTAAAACACACTAAAAAATATGTTGCTATTGATATAGTCCCAGATCTTATTGAACACAATAAAGAAAAGTTTAAAAAGGAGAATTTAGAATTCCATTGTTTGGATATCTCAACCGATAATCTACCTAAAGCGGATTGTGCCATAGTACGGCAAGTACTTCAACATTTATCAAATGCCGAAGTACAGCGTATCATAAAAAAGTTGACCTATTTTAAATATGTTGTTTTAACCGAGCATGTGCCTCAGGGCGACTTTGAACCCAATAAAGACATTATTTCAGGGCAGGGTACCCGACTTAAAAAAAGAAGCGGTATAAACCTATTGGCCCCACCATTTTACTTGAATATAAAAGAGAAAGAACAACTATTGTCTGTTGAATCGAATGACGGAAAAGGAGTTATAGTAACAACTTTATATACAACCTTTTGA
- a CDS encoding AraC family transcriptional regulator: protein MKIQLETFKADSKSPFRVLHNPRLNNLFYWHFHPEFELVYIEGASATRHVGNHISRFEESDLVLIGSNIPHLNFDYGVQTDYKKEVLHIKPFYRNEVIGDIPELKSIQNLFQRSRHGIAFSGETKKRIGSELKKLHALSPYQLFIAVLEILKTLSESEEYELLHDQPFKNKYNKKEQVRLRNIYAFIDENYQRKIDIEEVATICNLGKEAFCRYFKKATGGTFIGFLNQYRISQAKRLLLTGKNVGETCFECGFESLSYFNRTFKKVVNENPSDFRKRH, encoded by the coding sequence ATGAAGATTCAACTAGAAACTTTTAAGGCAGATAGTAAAAGTCCGTTTAGGGTTCTTCACAATCCTAGATTGAATAATCTGTTCTATTGGCATTTTCATCCGGAATTTGAACTTGTTTATATCGAGGGGGCCAGTGCAACGAGACATGTAGGAAACCATATATCAAGATTTGAGGAAAGTGATTTAGTTTTAATTGGTTCAAACATTCCACATCTGAATTTCGATTATGGTGTGCAGACCGATTATAAGAAAGAGGTATTACATATAAAACCCTTTTATAGAAATGAGGTCATTGGTGATATACCTGAACTAAAGAGTATTCAAAACCTATTTCAGAGGTCTCGTCACGGAATAGCCTTTAGCGGTGAGACCAAAAAACGCATAGGGTCAGAACTCAAAAAATTACACGCCCTATCTCCATATCAACTATTTATCGCCGTACTGGAAATATTGAAAACATTATCTGAATCCGAAGAGTATGAATTGCTGCACGATCAACCTTTCAAAAACAAATACAATAAAAAGGAACAAGTGCGTCTTAGAAACATCTACGCATTTATAGATGAAAACTATCAACGAAAGATAGATATAGAAGAAGTAGCCACAATTTGTAATTTAGGAAAGGAGGCTTTTTGCCGATATTTCAAAAAAGCAACTGGCGGCACATTTATAGGTTTTTTGAACCAGTATAGAATAAGTCAGGCCAAACGATTATTGCTTACTGGTAAGAACGTGGGTGAAACCTGCTTTGAATGTGGTTTTGAAAGTTTGTCCTATTTTAATAGAACTTTTAAGAAAGTAGTAAACGAAAATCCTTCGGATTTTCGAAAAAGACATTAG